Proteins from one Bacteroides mediterraneensis genomic window:
- a CDS encoding FecR family protein: MNKNEDINELLARYFAHEPLTLVQQRALDEWISANGQEFERMRKLMETPVRVSKEIHFDAEKAWQKIEPRLQERPKTVAFRRKMTFIWSAAASLLLLLGIGAFYLFRTGTEEQLIRYANTGTKEQRVLLPDSSEVILYPNATLAYSFSGKEEGRHARLRGKAFFQVKKMHGIPFQVETALLNVEVLGTSFLVDVTRQEKAGVYVKTGKVRVEASSQEVVIEANEKAELKDGALQADTISRPQDVFGGEQQVLVFERTPVTEVVSVIAEKTGMRIDLEKGLEKNLITTRISLSEPDIASELAFLCGCKCETLVEGKHYRLYEK, translated from the coding sequence ATGAACAAGAATGAAGATATAAATGAATTGCTGGCCCGTTATTTTGCACATGAGCCGTTGACTCTTGTTCAGCAACGTGCACTGGATGAGTGGATTTCGGCGAATGGTCAGGAATTTGAACGAATGCGAAAGCTGATGGAGACACCGGTAAGGGTTTCGAAAGAGATTCACTTTGATGCCGAAAAGGCCTGGCAGAAAATCGAACCTCGGTTACAGGAACGTCCGAAGACGGTCGCTTTCCGGCGGAAGATGACTTTTATCTGGTCTGCCGCGGCCTCTCTGCTACTGTTATTGGGAATTGGAGCGTTCTATCTTTTCCGTACAGGTACGGAAGAACAGCTCATCCGTTATGCGAATACAGGCACGAAGGAACAACGGGTGCTTTTGCCCGACAGCTCGGAAGTGATTCTGTATCCGAATGCTACACTGGCCTATTCTTTTTCCGGTAAGGAGGAAGGGCGGCATGCCCGATTGCGAGGTAAGGCTTTTTTCCAGGTGAAGAAGATGCACGGGATACCTTTTCAGGTAGAAACCGCTTTATTGAATGTGGAAGTGCTGGGAACTTCGTTTCTGGTGGATGTAACACGGCAGGAAAAGGCGGGCGTTTATGTCAAGACCGGTAAAGTGCGGGTGGAGGCTTCCAGTCAGGAAGTGGTCATTGAAGCCAACGAGAAGGCGGAGTTGAAGGACGGGGCCTTGCAGGCTGACACGATTTCACGTCCGCAGGATGTGTTTGGCGGAGAGCAACAGGTGTTGGTCTTTGAGCGGACACCGGTGACGGAGGTGGTAAGCGTCATAGCCGAAAAGACAGGAATGCGAATCGATTTGGAAAAAGGGCTGGAGAAGAACCTGATAACCACCCGAATCAGTCTGTCGGAACCGGACATTGCCAGCGAGCTGGCTTTTCTTTGTGGGTGCAAATGTGAGACGTTGGTAGAAGGAAAACATTACAGGCTTTATGAAAAATAG
- a CDS encoding RNA polymerase sigma-70 factor translates to MKANRKDIFKSRFQEHYSRLCHIAYGYVSDADDAEDIVQELFISVWNKQLDAMPEKEFAAYLTTSVKNSCISFLRKRREDTVSIEDHPASASCLPDEMSEEGARSPEDLLQAALATLPPKCKEIFLLAKLQGLKYREIAGKLALSEKTVENQMTKAIKLLRVYVAEHGFLLVTVIVSILSMIINRK, encoded by the coding sequence ATGAAAGCCAATAGAAAGGACATATTCAAATCCCGCTTTCAGGAACATTATTCAAGGCTATGCCATATAGCCTATGGATATGTTTCTGACGCGGACGATGCGGAAGACATCGTGCAGGAACTCTTTATCAGTGTATGGAACAAGCAACTTGATGCCATGCCGGAAAAAGAGTTTGCTGCCTACTTGACTACTTCCGTAAAAAACAGTTGTATTTCCTTTCTTCGGAAGCGGCGGGAAGACACGGTGTCGATAGAGGATCATCCGGCTTCTGCCAGCTGTCTGCCGGATGAAATGTCAGAGGAAGGAGCACGTTCTCCTGAGGACCTGCTGCAGGCGGCTTTGGCCACGTTGCCTCCCAAATGCAAGGAGATTTTTTTATTGGCCAAGCTTCAGGGCTTGAAGTATCGTGAAATTGCCGGAAAACTGGCTTTGTCGGAGAAAACCGTGGAGAATCAGATGACAAAGGCCATCAAGTTGCTGCGTGTCTATGTGGCTGAACATGGTTTTCTGCTGGTGACGGTCATTGTTTCCATTTTGTCCATGATTATAAACCGTAAATGA